TCGAACTTGCTGCGACGCGCATCTTCCCTGACCCACATGCGACTGCTCCGGACCATCTGGCGGAGATGTTCTGCGTCTATTGCGGCGAACAGGCTCCTGCGGGCCAGAAGATATTGCATCTGCGGAATTGCCTGGTTGGCAGGATCTTCGAGCTCGATGACCAGCTCGCTCGCGTGGGCGAACTTAGCCGGGCATCAGCCGAGCAGAGATTCGCGGAATTTCTTTCGCGGCGCAAGGATGTGCAGCAGCGGCTCGATGCATTTGGCAATCCTTCCCGTGAACGGCGCACGGATAGACCGTCGCTTTCGATTGTGGAGATTGAAAAGTTCTGGCGTGATTGATTCCCCGCAGACAGAAGCCATGGTTCATCGTGCCATTCGAGCAAAGGACCCGCGCGAAGTGACGGAGCTGCTCTAATGCCGCGTCCCATGTCTGCCAGCGAGAGGAAGCATGCGCGGGAGCTCGGTGCATGGCTGGCGCGCAAGCGTTTGGCCCTGTCGCTGACGCAGATTGAGTTTGCGCGCATGTTCGGAGTCGGCGAAGACGCGGTCTCGCGCTGGGAGAACGGGAAGGCGCGGATTTCGCACTATACGGTGCATCGCGTGAAGGAGATGCTTCGCGACGAGGGTTTGTCTGTATGAGTAACGATGCGGCCATTCTCGGGCGTCTGCTGCGCGAGTTGAGTGGCGAATGCCGCGTGTGCGGCTGCCATGGCGATAGTTGCGCCGTTGGGCTGGGAGAGACGTGCGTCTGGTTGGATTCCTTGCGGACGCT
The Edaphobacter acidisoli genome window above contains:
- a CDS encoding helix-turn-helix domain-containing protein; this translates as MPRPMSASERKHARELGAWLARKRLALSLTQIEFARMFGVGEDAVSRWENGKARISHYTVHRVKEMLRDEGLSV